Proteins from a genomic interval of Tenacibaculum sp. SZ-18:
- a CDS encoding PadR family transcriptional regulator, with protein sequence MGNQKLYKGSLQTIILKLLAENDKMYGYEITQKVKELTKGELHITEGALYPALHKLEAEGLLDVEVAKVGNRLRKYYKLTETGTKETVNRLAQMQEFLNTMQHLVNPKFSIE encoded by the coding sequence ATGGGAAATCAAAAATTATACAAAGGTTCTTTACAAACGATCATTTTAAAACTATTAGCAGAAAATGATAAAATGTATGGTTATGAAATTACTCAAAAAGTAAAGGAATTGACTAAGGGAGAATTGCACATTACAGAAGGAGCCTTATATCCTGCATTACACAAATTAGAAGCAGAAGGACTGTTAGATGTTGAAGTTGCAAAGGTGGGGAATCGCTTAAGAAAATATTATAAACTAACTGAAACAGGAACTAAAGAAACCGTTAATCGGTTAGCACAAATGCAAGAGTTTTTAAACACAATGCAACATTTAGTAAATCCTAAATTTAGTATAGAATAA
- a CDS encoding ferredoxin--NADP reductase, which translates to MSQFHKLKIKEVIRETKAAVSLVFDIPAKLASEFSFVAGQYITLKAIIKGEEVRRAYSLCSAPKSNTVKVAVKAVENGTFSVYANEKLQAGDELEVSSPEGKFILQPESAKNYLGFTAGSGITPVLSMVKSVLESNDSATFTLVYGNKTIADTIFYAELNELKSKYDSRFNLSYVFSRENVENTVFGRIDKAHVNYFIKNIYKDIKFDSAYLCGPEEMINVASETLSVNGFDKDSILFELFTSSIDEEAANQVKDGQTQVDVLLDGETVSFTMPQDKDILSESLRNDVDAPYSCQGGVCSSCIAIVTEGKAVMVKNQILTDAELEEGYILTCQAHPTTPKITVDFDDV; encoded by the coding sequence ATGAGTCAATTTCACAAACTGAAGATTAAAGAAGTAATCAGAGAAACTAAAGCGGCTGTTTCCTTAGTTTTTGATATACCAGCAAAATTAGCATCAGAGTTTTCTTTTGTTGCTGGACAATACATTACCTTAAAGGCTATTATAAAAGGAGAAGAAGTTCGAAGAGCATATTCTTTATGTTCTGCTCCGAAGAGCAACACAGTTAAGGTAGCTGTAAAAGCTGTAGAAAATGGAACTTTCTCCGTTTATGCAAATGAAAAGTTACAAGCAGGAGACGAGTTAGAAGTTTCCTCTCCAGAAGGAAAGTTTATTTTACAACCAGAATCAGCAAAAAACTATTTAGGGTTTACAGCAGGAAGCGGAATTACTCCTGTTTTATCAATGGTAAAGTCTGTTTTAGAAAGTAACGATTCTGCAACTTTTACATTAGTTTATGGTAATAAAACCATTGCAGATACTATTTTTTATGCTGAATTGAATGAATTAAAATCGAAGTATGATTCAAGGTTCAATTTAAGTTATGTTTTCAGTAGAGAAAATGTCGAGAATACAGTTTTTGGAAGGATTGATAAAGCTCATGTAAATTACTTCATAAAGAATATTTACAAAGACATAAAGTTTGACAGCGCATATTTATGTGGACCTGAAGAAATGATAAATGTAGCGTCGGAAACTTTATCAGTAAATGGATTTGATAAAGATTCTATTTTATTTGAGTTGTTTACTTCTTCAATTGATGAGGAAGCGGCTAATCAAGTAAAAGACGGACAAACTCAAGTTGATGTTTTACTAGATGGAGAAACGGTTTCTTTTACCATGCCTCAAGACAAAGATATTTTATCAGAAAGTTTACGTAATGATGTAGACGCCCCTTATTCTTGTCAAGGTGGAGTTTGTAGTAGTTGTATTGCCATTGTTACGGAAGGAAAAGCAGTAATGGTAAAAAATCAAATTTTAACCGATGCTGAATTAGAAGAAGGATATATATTAACTTGCCAAGCGCACCCAACAACACCAAAAATTACTGTTGATTTTGATGATGTATAA
- a CDS encoding LysE family translocator, which translates to MSLLDYKDAFLVGLFMSFMIGPVFFMLLKTSVLKGFRAAIAFDIGVILGDIVFISIAYYGSRNLLEKIKDDPRLFFIGGLILIVYGLITYLDKSNKKELDQSSIEVAKGNNYFKLFLNGFFLNFINIGVLAGWLGIMVVVGPSLNMNPTSIFWYFTLVIIGYFMTDVVKILLAKQLRSKLTPLVIYRVKRGMGVLLIAFGALMMLKGFVPKEKFDEIMDKVEITRSK; encoded by the coding sequence ATGAGTTTATTGGACTATAAGGATGCTTTTTTAGTCGGACTTTTTATGTCTTTTATGATTGGTCCTGTTTTTTTTATGTTGCTAAAAACAAGTGTTCTTAAAGGTTTTAGAGCTGCTATTGCTTTTGATATCGGCGTAATTCTAGGAGATATTGTGTTTATTAGTATTGCTTATTATGGAAGTAGAAACTTACTAGAAAAAATTAAAGACGATCCGAGATTGTTTTTTATCGGTGGTTTAATTCTCATTGTTTACGGATTAATTACATATTTAGATAAGAGCAATAAAAAAGAGTTGGATCAGTCTAGTATTGAAGTTGCGAAAGGTAACAACTATTTCAAATTATTCTTAAACGGCTTCTTTCTAAACTTTATTAATATCGGTGTTTTAGCAGGCTGGTTGGGAATTATGGTAGTTGTAGGTCCTAGTTTAAATATGAATCCAACCTCTATTTTTTGGTATTTTACATTGGTGATTATTGGTTATTTTATGACAGACGTAGTTAAGATATTACTAGCAAAACAATTACGATCTAAGTTAACCCCATTAGTAATTTATAGAGTTAAAAGAGGTATGGGAGTGTTATTAATTGCATTCGGAGCTTTAATGATGCTAAAAGGTTTTGTTCCTAAAGAGAAGTTTGATGAAATAATGGATAAAGTGGAAATTACAAGAAGTAAGTAA
- a CDS encoding tetratricopeptide repeat protein, producing MKKVFFLLVITLISIFGNSQNHQLEFDEYFKVQDTVNQLKTLKSWEKQNPKDAELYTSYFNYYFSKSREQVLALTNDQPNGESLVIQDSSNQNVGFIGDRIIYNQEILQKGIEKINQGIKLFPNRLDMRFGKIYAFGQVEDWDNFTDEIIETIEQSSKNNNHWTWTNNEKYGSDVKGFLLDIQNYQLQLYNTGKDELLLKMRAIANKVLSYHPNHIESLSNLSITYLLKDEYDKALEPLFKAEKINPKDYIVLGNIAQAYKLKGDKEKAILYYEKTAEFGDAYAKEYAKQEIDLLKNDRK from the coding sequence ATGAAAAAAGTATTTTTCCTACTGGTTATAACTCTGATCTCAATTTTCGGAAATAGTCAAAATCATCAACTTGAATTCGATGAATATTTCAAAGTACAAGACACCGTTAATCAATTAAAGACCTTGAAATCTTGGGAAAAACAAAACCCAAAAGATGCTGAATTGTATACGAGTTATTTTAATTATTATTTTTCTAAATCTAGAGAACAGGTTCTGGCTTTAACTAACGATCAACCAAATGGAGAAAGCTTGGTCATTCAAGATAGTTCAAATCAAAATGTTGGGTTTATTGGTGACCGAATAATTTATAATCAGGAAATACTTCAAAAAGGAATCGAGAAAATTAATCAAGGAATTAAATTATTTCCAAACAGATTAGACATGCGATTTGGTAAAATTTATGCTTTTGGACAAGTTGAAGATTGGGACAATTTTACCGATGAAATTATTGAAACAATTGAGCAATCATCTAAAAACAATAACCATTGGACCTGGACAAACAATGAAAAGTATGGTAGCGATGTCAAAGGATTTCTTCTGGATATTCAAAATTATCAACTTCAATTATACAATACAGGAAAAGATGAACTACTTCTAAAAATGAGAGCAATTGCGAACAAAGTCTTAAGTTATCATCCAAACCACATTGAAAGTCTTTCTAATTTATCAATTACCTATTTATTAAAAGATGAGTATGATAAGGCACTGGAACCTCTATTTAAAGCAGAAAAAATAAACCCAAAAGATTATATTGTTCTAGGCAACATAGCTCAAGCATATAAACTTAAAGGAGATAAAGAAAAAGCGATTTTATACTACGAGAAAACAGCTGAATTCGGTGATGCTTACGCTAAAGAATATGCAAAGCAAGAAATTGATCTCTTAAAAAACGATAGAAAATAA
- a CDS encoding carboxypeptidase-like regulatory domain-containing protein: MVFRSLVLIYFISLTVLSQTSINGIVTDLKLIPLQGATVVITKENEETILAYAITDNSGKYSINLSTTSGKLFIKASFIGYSKQSKIISDNKQIIDFALSESSEKLKEIVIKNKPIIQKGDTLSYSVSLFKDQKDQVIADVLKRMPGIEVLNDGKILYQGKPIQKYYIEGLDLLEGKYNLANENLPANVVSKVQILENHQPIKLLDSLVYSDKTSLNIKLKNNITLTGTSRIGFGTSPFLWDVNITPMLFTKKQQMISSYQTNNTGNDISTQIKNLTLEELFEKLEFDSDKKNWATINELSEPRFSKERWLNNNVHLLSNNYLIRLKKDVDLKINLSYLNDYQQQIGATQTTFFTPTETVNLTEKTTNKLYFNSLDSKFVLTKNTAKNYFKNTLDFKKYWDFQIGSTNLNSQSFTQKAEIPYTSFNNKLKVIAPFGKQIFTFNSTVNYSTSNQTFSFNQSQFENLLNADEPYDELNQVVKHSNFYTNNSLSFTKGFKNLTLITKGGFTIHNQELDSRILITDDTPNVLNTNELTFDKSVIFTELKTQYKINDWRIDLDIPLSFQSFNRLDNLLKSKENLRRLTFEPKLSVRKDINNYWRATASTKVKNSFGEINQLYYGYILNSYRNIRRFENPIQQNNTVKSLFGLSYRNPLKSLFFNGFYSYTNIYQNLILFNEIDTNGANNFSLLEQNNTKHKHSINVRGNKYFNKIKTTIGLGASSSIINENQILNSSLTDVKSKSLELNSKLETELFDWFSIENKNRIAITNIQFNNQQSFDHIINQEHFVNLNFYPTSSQFMVVDLEYYKNIFIGHTKENYFLNLTYGTSFKKGKIELESSLNNLLNTKRFISLFNNNFSYTTSSYELRPRQILIKLKFNF; this comes from the coding sequence ATGGTATTTAGATCATTAGTTTTAATATATTTCATTTCTTTAACTGTTCTTTCACAGACGAGTATTAACGGAATAGTAACCGATCTAAAACTAATTCCTCTTCAAGGTGCAACAGTAGTTATTACTAAGGAAAATGAAGAAACTATCTTAGCATATGCAATAACTGACAATAGCGGTAAATATTCAATAAACTTATCTACTACTTCAGGTAAATTGTTTATTAAGGCATCATTTATTGGTTATTCAAAACAGTCGAAAATTATTTCCGACAACAAGCAAATTATTGATTTTGCATTGAGTGAATCTTCAGAAAAACTAAAAGAAATTGTTATTAAGAATAAACCAATAATCCAAAAAGGAGATACTTTAAGTTATTCTGTAAGTTTATTTAAAGATCAAAAAGATCAGGTTATTGCGGATGTTTTAAAAAGAATGCCAGGCATAGAGGTTTTAAATGATGGTAAAATATTGTATCAAGGAAAACCTATTCAAAAATATTACATTGAAGGATTAGATTTATTAGAAGGTAAATACAACTTAGCAAACGAAAATTTGCCTGCAAATGTAGTATCAAAAGTTCAAATATTAGAAAATCATCAACCTATTAAACTTCTAGATAGTTTGGTCTATTCTGATAAAACATCACTTAATATAAAATTAAAGAATAATATTACCTTAACCGGAACTTCAAGAATTGGTTTTGGTACTTCTCCCTTTCTATGGGATGTTAATATTACCCCTATGCTTTTCACTAAAAAGCAGCAAATGATAAGTTCTTACCAAACTAATAATACTGGAAATGATATTTCAACACAAATTAAAAACTTAACACTTGAGGAATTATTCGAAAAACTCGAGTTTGACAGTGATAAAAAAAATTGGGCTACTATTAATGAACTTTCTGAACCAAGATTCTCTAAAGAAAGGTGGTTAAATAACAATGTACATTTACTTTCAAACAATTATTTGATTAGATTAAAAAAAGATGTCGATCTTAAAATAAATTTATCGTATTTAAATGATTACCAACAACAAATTGGTGCGACTCAAACAACTTTTTTTACTCCAACTGAAACGGTAAATTTAACTGAAAAAACAACAAATAAACTATACTTTAATTCTTTAGATAGTAAATTTGTTCTCACAAAAAATACTGCAAAAAATTACTTTAAAAACACCTTGGATTTTAAAAAATATTGGGATTTCCAAATAGGTTCAACAAACCTAAACTCTCAAAGTTTCACTCAAAAAGCTGAAATTCCCTACACTTCTTTTAACAATAAACTAAAAGTAATTGCACCTTTTGGAAAACAAATCTTTACTTTTAACTCAACTGTCAATTATTCAACTTCAAACCAAACCTTTTCATTCAATCAAAGTCAATTTGAAAATTTACTAAATGCAGACGAACCATATGATGAGCTTAATCAAGTTGTAAAACATTCCAATTTTTACACAAACAACTCTTTAAGTTTCACAAAAGGTTTTAAAAACTTGACGTTAATAACAAAAGGTGGATTTACCATTCATAATCAAGAACTAGATAGCCGAATTTTAATTACAGACGACACACCAAATGTTTTAAACACAAATGAATTAACTTTTGATAAATCTGTGATCTTTACTGAGCTTAAAACCCAATATAAAATTAATGATTGGAGAATTGATTTAGATATTCCATTAAGCTTTCAAAGCTTTAATAGACTAGATAATCTTTTAAAAAGTAAAGAAAACTTAAGAAGACTAACATTCGAACCCAAACTATCAGTTAGAAAAGATATCAACAATTACTGGAGAGCAACGGCTTCAACAAAAGTAAAAAACTCGTTTGGGGAAATAAACCAATTATACTATGGATATATATTAAATAGCTACAGAAATATCAGACGATTTGAAAACCCGATTCAACAAAATAATACTGTTAAATCCCTTTTTGGTCTTTCATATCGTAACCCTCTAAAGTCATTATTTTTTAATGGATTTTATTCTTACACTAATATCTACCAGAATTTAATCTTATTTAATGAAATCGACACAAATGGAGCTAACAACTTTAGCCTATTAGAACAAAATAACACAAAACATAAACACAGCATTAATGTTAGAGGAAATAAATATTTCAATAAAATAAAAACTACAATTGGTCTAGGTGCTTCCTCATCAATAATCAATGAAAATCAAATATTAAATAGTTCATTAACGGATGTTAAATCTAAGAGTTTGGAGCTTAATTCTAAATTAGAAACCGAACTATTTGATTGGTTTAGTATTGAAAATAAAAATCGAATTGCTATAACAAATATTCAATTCAACAATCAACAATCATTTGATCATATAATTAATCAGGAACATTTCGTAAACTTGAATTTCTATCCTACTTCAAGTCAGTTCATGGTTGTTGATTTAGAATACTATAAAAACATTTTCATTGGTCATACTAAGGAAAATTACTTTTTAAATTTAACATATGGAACTTCATTTAAAAAAGGAAAAATAGAGCTCGAATCCAGTTTAAATAATCTTTTAAACACGAAAAGATTCATATCTTTATTTAATAATAATTTTTCGTACACTACAAGTTCTTATGAATTACGACCTCGTCAAATTCTTATAAAATTAAAATTCAATTTTTAA
- a CDS encoding GLPGLI family protein — protein MFKNLFYLSLILLTIKINSQNQHIFTYKFVYNLTYQPNNKDVDTKLSEQMILFRNGERSLFISRNNFLNDSLVIEERKGNISLDPLEYPKTKFYYKILKDFSKDSITVYNEIFLDNFKYTESKKAIKWKITSHTTKINGLKCQKAVTYFSGRYYDAWFTNEIPISDGPYKFSGLPGLIVKISDSKKHYIFELVSQSKVNQPYPNLIPNKRLYITNKKTFFKKQKEFKDNIVTKISQSGFTLDKKHVKKVKERNKKRNNPIELGDAWYLDH, from the coding sequence ATGTTTAAAAATTTATTCTACTTATCCCTTATTTTACTTACAATAAAGATAAATTCACAAAATCAGCACATTTTCACATATAAGTTTGTTTACAACTTGACATATCAACCAAATAATAAAGATGTTGATACTAAACTAAGTGAACAGATGATTCTTTTTAGAAATGGAGAACGATCATTATTTATCAGTAGAAATAACTTTCTTAATGACTCTTTAGTTATAGAAGAAAGAAAAGGAAATATCTCTTTAGACCCATTAGAATATCCTAAAACTAAATTTTATTATAAAATTTTAAAAGATTTTTCAAAAGATAGTATTACCGTATACAATGAAATTTTTTTAGATAATTTTAAGTATACGGAATCTAAAAAGGCGATTAAGTGGAAAATTACATCACATACAACAAAAATAAATGGCTTAAAATGTCAGAAAGCCGTTACATATTTTTCTGGGAGATACTATGACGCCTGGTTTACCAATGAAATTCCGATTTCGGATGGACCGTATAAATTTAGTGGACTTCCTGGGTTAATTGTCAAAATTTCAGATTCAAAAAAACATTATATTTTTGAACTAGTTTCTCAGTCTAAAGTAAATCAACCATACCCAAATCTTATACCTAATAAACGATTATATATCACTAATAAGAAAACATTCTTTAAAAAACAAAAAGAATTTAAAGACAACATAGTTACGAAAATTTCACAGTCTGGATTTACCTTAGACAAAAAGCATGTAAAGAAAGTAAAGGAAAGAAATAAAAAAAGAAACAATCCCATTGAATTAGGTGATGCATGGTATTTAGATCATTAG
- a CDS encoding DinB family protein, producing MSLKSETLLNELIELTQKNIDAAELFKNYTTEQLNWKENTESWSILECVEHLNRYSDFYLPEISQKIRNSKSIPSEIFKSNWFGRYFSKSVSYKEKLNKMKTFASMNPINSELSISTIDKFIIQQHEVLELLDKAKNVNLDKTKTAISISKLIKLKLGDTLRVLIYHNERHIKQAENVLELV from the coding sequence ATGTCATTAAAATCTGAAACTTTACTAAATGAACTGATTGAATTAACACAAAAAAACATTGACGCTGCTGAATTATTTAAAAATTATACTACTGAACAACTTAATTGGAAAGAAAACACTGAAAGCTGGAGTATTTTAGAATGTGTAGAACATTTAAACAGATATAGTGACTTTTATCTTCCAGAGATCTCCCAAAAAATTCGAAATTCAAAAAGTATTCCTTCTGAAATATTTAAGAGCAATTGGTTCGGAAGGTATTTCAGTAAATCGGTTTCATACAAAGAAAAACTCAATAAAATGAAAACTTTTGCATCTATGAATCCTATAAATTCCGAATTAAGTATTTCTACAATTGATAAGTTCATTATACAGCAACATGAAGTATTAGAACTTCTTGACAAAGCTAAAAACGTTAACCTTGATAAAACAAAAACAGCAATATCAATTTCTAAACTTATTAAGCTAAAATTAGGAGATACTTTACGCGTTTTAATTTACCACAATGAAAGACATATAAAACAAGCTGAAAATGTTTTAGAATTAGTATAA
- a CDS encoding Crp/Fnr family transcriptional regulator, with product MNPINFLIEKLNQEDLWCDEVHLERNEFLKVKGSIDTNIYLVVTGSLRIFVVDVDEEHTIRFGYKNNLITALDSFLTEKPSDFYIQALKSTCLKVIDSKTFKSFISSSEKLQTFWVQILEGLVLQQMERERDLLTSSPTIRYQRVLKRSPQVFQEIPNKYIASYLRMTPETLSRIKKS from the coding sequence ATGAATCCAATCAATTTTTTAATTGAGAAATTAAATCAAGAAGACCTTTGGTGTGATGAAGTTCATTTAGAAAGAAATGAATTTTTGAAAGTTAAAGGAAGTATTGACACGAATATTTATTTAGTTGTTACTGGTAGTTTACGAATATTTGTTGTTGATGTAGATGAGGAACATACGATAAGGTTTGGTTATAAGAATAATTTAATCACAGCTCTTGATTCATTTTTAACAGAAAAACCTTCTGATTTTTATATTCAAGCTTTAAAAAGCACATGTTTAAAAGTTATTGATAGTAAAACATTTAAATCGTTTATTTCATCATCAGAAAAACTTCAAACATTTTGGGTTCAAATACTCGAAGGTCTTGTCTTACAACAAATGGAGAGAGAAAGAGACTTGCTTACCTCTTCCCCTACTATTAGATACCAAAGAGTATTAAAAAGAAGTCCACAAGTATTTCAAGAAATACCAAATAAATACATCGCTTCCTATTTGCGAATGACACCAGAAACTCTGTCAAGAATAAAAAAATCTTAA